One stretch of Acidobacteriota bacterium DNA includes these proteins:
- a CDS encoding molybdopterin-dependent oxidoreductase, protein MSVKKEASESTGNSRSIPEPIGSRLASYPPHDRWDDWVEFDAKSWPKKVERRYSLVPTTCFNCEAACGLLAYVDQDTGEIQKLEGNPLHPASRGRNCAKGPATINQIHDPERILFPLKRVGPRGEGQWERTTWDEVLDTFATKIRNALIENRRDEVVYHVGRPGHDGYIDRVLQAWGVDGHNSHTNICSSGARVGYALWQGADRPSPDYANAKFILLLSSHLETGHYFNPHAQRIIEGKMSGAKIAVVDPRLSNTASAANYWLSPWPGTEAALLLAMASVILEEDTFDREFVRRWVNWEEFMREERPQLPCTFEAFIDAIKDLYSEYTPEYAATECGVEAEKIVAVAREIAGAGSRFSSHVWRSAASGNLGGWQVARALYFLNALTGSIGTEGGVSPNVWNKFVAAPFSKPAPQKVWNETLWPREYPLAHHEMSFLLPHLLKDGRGHLAAYFTRVYNPVWTNPDGMSWVEVLRDESMIELHAALTPVWSETAWFADYVLPMGVATERHDIMSQETHSAQWISFRQPVQRVLRERRGEHIDFTYEANPGEVWEEDEFWIELSWRIDPTGELGVRRHFESPYRAGEKVTISEYYRWIFENSVPGLPEKAKKAGLSPLEFMRRNGAFAVKTNIYDQHESRVPDTDLEGTRIDAQSRIVKPTASGEQMIGVMIDGQPLLGFKTPSRKLEFYSKTMAEWKWPEYTLPAYIRSHVNWRDLDQANNDYILVPTFRLPTLIHTRSGNAKWLYEISHTNPLWVNPTDAAKLGFKTGDLARVSTEIGYFVVRVWATEGIRPGVVACSHHLGRWRLKQDQGTDRWASALVDLDELGDGRWRLRQIEGIKPFKSDDPDSERIFWQEGGVHQNLTFPVHPDPVSGMHCWHQRVRVERAESDDKYGDVVVDTKASHEVYRKWLDMTRPAPGPGGLRRPLWFSRPVRPVDEAYVIRDE, encoded by the coding sequence ATGTCTGTGAAAAAAGAGGCGAGCGAATCGACCGGCAACTCACGTTCAATCCCGGAGCCGATTGGCTCGCGGCTCGCAAGCTATCCGCCTCACGACCGCTGGGATGACTGGGTCGAGTTCGACGCCAAAAGCTGGCCCAAGAAAGTCGAAAGGCGTTACTCGCTCGTCCCGACCACCTGCTTCAATTGCGAAGCGGCTTGCGGACTGCTCGCTTACGTCGATCAAGACACCGGCGAGATCCAAAAGCTCGAAGGCAATCCCTTGCATCCGGCTTCGCGCGGCCGCAACTGCGCCAAGGGTCCGGCGACAATCAACCAGATCCACGATCCTGAGCGCATACTCTTTCCCCTCAAGCGCGTCGGCCCGCGCGGCGAGGGGCAGTGGGAGCGAACTACCTGGGACGAGGTGCTCGACACGTTCGCAACCAAGATCCGAAATGCGCTGATCGAAAACCGCCGCGATGAAGTCGTCTATCACGTAGGCCGGCCCGGTCACGACGGCTACATCGATCGCGTGCTTCAAGCGTGGGGCGTTGACGGGCACAACTCGCACACAAACATCTGTTCGTCAGGAGCGAGAGTCGGCTACGCGCTATGGCAAGGCGCCGATCGCCCTTCGCCGGACTATGCGAATGCGAAGTTCATTCTTCTGCTCAGCTCTCACCTCGAGACAGGTCACTACTTCAATCCTCACGCGCAACGCATCATCGAAGGCAAAATGTCCGGGGCGAAGATAGCCGTCGTCGATCCACGCTTGTCGAACACCGCTTCGGCGGCGAACTATTGGTTGTCGCCGTGGCCTGGCACCGAAGCCGCGTTGTTGCTCGCAATGGCGTCGGTGATCCTGGAAGAAGACACATTCGATCGCGAGTTCGTTCGCCGCTGGGTCAACTGGGAAGAGTTCATGCGGGAAGAGCGTCCGCAACTTCCCTGTACCTTCGAAGCCTTCATTGACGCAATCAAAGATCTGTATTCCGAGTACACGCCGGAATATGCCGCGACCGAATGCGGTGTCGAAGCTGAGAAGATCGTCGCAGTCGCGCGCGAGATAGCGGGCGCGGGTTCGCGGTTCTCGTCGCACGTCTGGCGTAGCGCTGCTTCGGGCAATCTCGGCGGATGGCAAGTGGCGCGCGCCCTCTACTTTCTGAATGCGCTCACTGGAAGCATCGGAACTGAGGGCGGAGTCTCGCCAAACGTGTGGAACAAGTTCGTCGCCGCCCCGTTCTCGAAACCCGCGCCTCAAAAGGTCTGGAACGAAACGCTGTGGCCGCGCGAGTACCCACTCGCGCATCACGAGATGAGCTTCTTGCTTCCTCATCTGCTCAAAGACGGACGCGGCCATCTCGCTGCGTACTTCACTCGCGTCTACAATCCGGTTTGGACGAACCCCGATGGAATGAGCTGGGTCGAAGTCCTCAGAGACGAATCGATGATCGAGCTTCACGCCGCGCTCACTCCGGTGTGGAGCGAGACGGCGTGGTTCGCCGACTACGTCTTACCGATGGGCGTAGCCACTGAACGTCACGACATCATGAGTCAGGAAACTCACTCCGCGCAGTGGATCTCTTTCCGCCAGCCGGTTCAGCGAGTGCTTCGTGAACGCAGAGGCGAACACATCGACTTCACCTACGAAGCGAATCCGGGAGAGGTGTGGGAGGAAGACGAGTTTTGGATCGAGCTTTCGTGGCGCATCGATCCGACTGGCGAGCTTGGCGTGCGGCGTCACTTCGAATCGCCCTATCGCGCGGGCGAGAAGGTCACGATAAGCGAATACTATCGTTGGATTTTTGAGAACAGCGTCCCGGGTCTTCCGGAGAAAGCTAAGAAGGCTGGGCTCTCGCCGCTGGAATTCATGCGCCGCAACGGCGCGTTCGCGGTGAAGACTAACATCTACGACCAACACGAGAGCCGAGTGCCCGATACCGATTTGGAGGGAACCCGAATAGATGCCCAGTCGCGAATCGTGAAACCGACAGCAAGCGGCGAGCAAATGATCGGGGTAATGATAGACGGTCAGCCGCTTCTCGGCTTCAAGACGCCTTCACGCAAGCTCGAGTTCTATTCCAAGACGATGGCCGAATGGAAGTGGCCTGAGTACACGCTGCCCGCTTACATCCGGAGCCACGTCAACTGGCGCGACCTCGATCAAGCAAACAACGACTACATACTCGTCCCGACGTTCAGGCTGCCGACCTTGATTCACACGCGATCCGGGAATGCGAAATGGCTTTATGAAATCTCTCACACGAACCCGCTATGGGTGAACCCAACGGACGCCGCGAAGCTTGGCTTCAAGACCGGTGATCTTGCTCGCGTGAGCACCGAGATCGGCTACTTCGTCGTTCGAGTGTGGGCGACCGAAGGCATAAGGCCGGGTGTCGTCGCGTGCTCGCATCACCTCGGGCGCTGGCGATTGAAGCAGGATCAAGGCACTGATCGCTGGGCGTCAGCGCTTGTCGATCTTGATGAGCTGGGCGATGGGCGGTGGCGGCTTCGTCAGATCGAAGGGATCAAGCCGTTCAAGAGCGACGATCCCGACTCAGAGCGAATCTTCTGGCAAGAAGGCGGCGTGCATCAGAACCTGACCTTCCCTGTTCACCCCGATCCTGTGAGCGGAATGCACTGCTGGCATCAACGCGTGCGAGTGGAACGTGCGGAATCGGATGACAAGTACGGAGACGTCGTGGTCGACACGAAAGCTTCTCACGAGGTATATCGCAAGTGGCTCGATATGACTCGCCCAGCTCCTGGTCCGGGCGGGTTGCGTCGCCCGCTATGGTTCTCGCGCCCCGTGAGGCCCGTTGATGAAGCATATGTCATTCGCGATGAATGA